One genomic region from Muriicola soli encodes:
- a CDS encoding DUF6090 family protein has translation MENKTSSYIKYALGEIILVVIGILIALQINTWNTQRIDRAKEQEYLLNLVEDIKAQQILVNDQINHEKKMRLQVEKALVHLNSESINADTVNKYITNITRKSFVVNDPTFQDLKSSGNILLIRNNALRKKILSFYQYLDYSALVIQTSNETGISEFRDFLMKYPVVNINFKDTFKVAGNIDWSVKTVSIPWAKKLQEDKLNNKEFLFVVLNHVAQRGRNSSVHIDIMQRMEKRIIAMQNDIEQNLDND, from the coding sequence ATGGAAAATAAAACCTCCTCATACATCAAATACGCACTTGGTGAAATCATACTCGTCGTTATAGGGATTCTCATCGCCCTTCAGATCAATACCTGGAATACCCAGAGGATAGACCGCGCTAAGGAACAGGAGTATCTGCTCAACCTTGTCGAAGATATTAAAGCACAACAAATCCTCGTGAATGATCAGATCAATCATGAAAAAAAGATGAGGCTACAGGTGGAGAAGGCATTGGTCCATCTCAATTCTGAGTCGATCAACGCAGATACCGTTAATAAATACATCACTAACATAACGCGAAAATCCTTTGTTGTTAACGACCCCACCTTCCAGGATCTTAAAAGTTCAGGTAACATCCTGTTGATAAGGAACAATGCGCTGCGGAAAAAAATCCTGTCGTTTTACCAATACTTGGACTATAGTGCCCTGGTTATACAAACCAGTAATGAAACCGGAATTTCAGAATTCAGGGATTTTCTAATGAAATATCCGGTAGTGAATATCAACTTCAAAGACACTTTTAAAGTGGCAGGCAATATAGACTGGTCGGTGAAAACCGTATCCATTCCCTGGGCGAAAAAGTTGCAGGAGGATAAACTGAATAACAAAGAGTTTCTATTTGTTGTTTTAAACCATGTAGCGCAAAGAGGGAGAAACAGCAGTGTACATATTGATATCATGCAGCGTATGGAAAAGCGGATCATAGCGATGCAAAATGATATTGAACAAAATTTAGATAATGATTAA
- a CDS encoding DUF6090 family protein, whose protein sequence is MIKFFRRIRQRLLAENKLSKYLLYAIGEILLVVIGILIALQINNANETRKERAIEINYLKNLRADLLLEIENNKSFSEYRFEKARSSTQLLNTSLPESIEDVQRYTDLYENVFIWQGFVPNNNTFKELLGSGNLSLIKNDTIKNALLELDNFYADISGGEYHMRREYEKFLYDRSVENTRALAFFDDRKPQYGFPERLTYGDIPKSLHPQLIEDAQWLYRDQTFNNGLRLAMMNNGFLANIHRNMNEQIEKLIDLVEEEIAKG, encoded by the coding sequence ATGATTAAATTCTTTCGACGAATAAGACAGCGCCTTCTGGCGGAAAACAAATTGTCAAAATACCTGCTCTACGCTATAGGAGAAATCCTTTTAGTGGTGATCGGGATCCTCATTGCCCTGCAAATAAACAATGCCAATGAAACGAGGAAGGAAAGGGCCATCGAAATCAATTATCTCAAAAATTTAAGGGCAGATTTGCTGCTCGAAATAGAGAATAATAAAAGCTTTAGCGAATATCGTTTCGAAAAGGCCAGGAGCAGTACTCAATTGTTGAACACAAGCCTGCCTGAAAGTATAGAGGATGTACAGCGGTATACCGATTTATATGAAAATGTCTTTATCTGGCAAGGGTTCGTCCCCAACAATAATACGTTTAAGGAACTGCTGGGTTCTGGAAATCTCAGCCTGATCAAGAACGACACCATTAAAAACGCCCTTCTGGAACTCGATAATTTCTATGCCGATATCTCCGGGGGCGAATACCATATGCGCAGAGAATATGAGAAATTTCTTTACGATCGCTCTGTAGAAAATACGCGCGCTCTTGCTTTTTTTGATGATAGAAAGCCACAATACGGCTTCCCGGAGCGACTTACCTATGGAGACATACCCAAATCACTGCATCCCCAGCTTATTGAAGATGCCCAATGGTTGTACAGGGACCAGACCTTTAATAACGGGCTGCGTCTGGCGATGATGAACAATGGTTTTCTGGCTAATATCCACCGAAACATGAATGAGCAGATCGAAAAGCTAATAGATCTGGTTGAAGAGGAAATTGCGAAAGGCTGA
- a CDS encoding PD40 domain-containing protein: protein MKTLKLLSTLLILLSYPGIGNAQPPSQLSKVYTSESPQVLAPGLISTLQGEYSATYDSSRDELYFMRRTPGVFDYTIYTSRLTKKGWTTPAVVSFSGKYRDAAPYLSPDGNTLFFDSKRPSPEVAPNSINIWYSKRTKKGWGKPEFLVAPSINSEDEPVVGQDEFGPAVDAKGTLYFYSFREPYRGGAHYTSTPPNYKTIRLNTALPDPSSRTFVSYLYISPDGKLALLEGRATDRRDTDIFCSCKTQDGSWTTPMALPMINTRANEGGPSLTTDGKYILFTSNRASGNSSALNANLYIAKATSFIANCRAKAEK from the coding sequence ATGAAGACACTAAAATTACTCTCTACCTTATTGATACTCTTGTCCTATCCTGGAATCGGCAATGCCCAACCCCCTTCTCAACTCTCCAAAGTCTACACTTCAGAATCCCCGCAAGTATTGGCGCCAGGGTTGATTTCTACCCTGCAGGGAGAATACAGTGCCACCTATGACTCCAGTAGGGATGAACTTTATTTTATGAGAAGGACCCCGGGCGTGTTCGACTATACGATCTACACTTCCAGGCTTACTAAAAAGGGATGGACTACGCCTGCCGTTGTGTCATTTTCAGGAAAGTACAGGGATGCTGCTCCTTATCTGTCACCGGACGGTAACACCCTTTTCTTTGATTCAAAAAGGCCCTCCCCTGAAGTAGCACCCAATTCCATCAACATTTGGTATTCAAAAAGGACTAAGAAGGGCTGGGGGAAACCTGAATTTTTAGTGGCTCCTTCAATAAATTCTGAGGATGAGCCAGTTGTGGGGCAGGACGAATTTGGCCCGGCTGTTGACGCAAAGGGGACACTTTATTTCTATTCCTTCAGGGAGCCCTACCGAGGTGGTGCTCACTATACTTCCACACCACCCAATTACAAAACAATTCGTTTGAATACCGCATTGCCTGATCCTTCGTCCCGGACCTTTGTCTCATACCTCTACATCTCCCCGGATGGGAAACTGGCCTTGCTGGAAGGCAGAGCTACAGACCGCAGAGACACCGATATTTTCTGTTCCTGCAAAACGCAGGACGGCAGTTGGACAACACCTATGGCTCTTCCCATGATCAATACAAGAGCTAACGAAGGCGGCCCGTCATTGACTACGGACGGGAAATATATTCTCTTTACAAGTAACAGGGCCTCCGGGAATAGCTCCGCATTAAATGCAAACCTTTATATTGCAAAAGCTACAAGCTTCATTGCCAATTGCCGAGCGAAGGCTGAAAAGTGA
- a CDS encoding peptidoglycan DD-metalloendopeptidase family protein translates to MTDLIDILAKIKAGPLFGPTLPPEAYTPINLSKENPELQGVELGDPKACQGYIDKVLNWNKATIAYGGYLEQRNLYSGNAAFETGEERRDVHLGVDYWTKAGTKVLTPLDGEIHSFKNNAVKGDYGPTIILKHTEDGFIFYSLYGHLSLESLTGLYVGKQFKKGEVLASLGTPEENVNYAPHLHFQLILNLHGKQGDYLGVCRKSEVQFYKNNCPDPNLLFSL, encoded by the coding sequence TTGACAGATCTTATCGATATCTTAGCAAAAATCAAGGCAGGTCCATTGTTCGGCCCCACCTTACCCCCTGAGGCATATACGCCAATCAACCTCAGTAAAGAGAATCCTGAATTACAAGGTGTTGAGCTGGGAGATCCAAAGGCTTGCCAGGGGTATATAGACAAGGTCTTAAATTGGAATAAAGCTACTATTGCTTATGGCGGCTATCTGGAACAACGCAACCTTTACAGTGGGAACGCTGCTTTTGAGACCGGAGAGGAACGACGCGATGTGCACCTGGGAGTCGACTACTGGACTAAGGCCGGAACCAAGGTGCTGACGCCGCTGGATGGAGAGATCCATAGTTTCAAAAATAATGCTGTGAAAGGAGATTACGGCCCCACCATTATTCTAAAGCATACTGAGGACGGCTTTATATTCTACAGCTTGTACGGGCATTTGTCCCTCGAATCCCTTACAGGACTTTATGTAGGCAAACAATTTAAAAAAGGTGAAGTTCTGGCATCACTGGGTACGCCTGAGGAAAACGTAAACTACGCTCCTCATCTGCATTTTCAGCTTATTTTGAATCTGCACGGTAAGCAAGGGGATTATCTCGGGGTGTGCCGTAAATCAGAAGTGCAGTTCTACAAGAACAACTGCCCCGATCCTAATTTGCTGTTTTCTCTTTGA
- a CDS encoding DUF6090 family protein, with translation MIKFFRKIRYNLMDQNKTSKYLKYAIGEIILVVFGILIALQINTWNENRKEKKIAQQYLIGMQNDIKNDLKQVDEILQEQILAISLISSIDDVFTEAFHEPEKHASFYNALDTNEVKILFSRGKSYRTRRGTYNSLISDGKSGFIKNREAFQLIQEIYDEENLRVASSYEVIKEIESKIILTYPYEKMHWTYSDLKKSKDDRIFLDLANFTEQKFFYAGNLFRLKEKMLAVLLLFEKEIEEN, from the coding sequence ATGATTAAATTCTTCCGGAAAATTCGCTACAACCTTATGGATCAGAATAAGACTTCCAAATACTTAAAATACGCCATTGGCGAGATCATCCTCGTAGTTTTCGGTATTTTAATAGCACTGCAAATCAATACCTGGAATGAAAACAGAAAGGAAAAGAAGATAGCACAACAGTATTTGATCGGGATGCAAAATGACATCAAAAACGACCTAAAACAAGTTGATGAAATTCTTCAAGAGCAGATCTTGGCTATCAGCCTGATCTCCAGTATTGATGACGTTTTTACGGAAGCGTTCCACGAACCGGAAAAACACGCGAGTTTCTACAATGCGCTTGATACAAATGAGGTCAAAATACTTTTTAGCCGAGGGAAATCGTACCGAACCCGAAGAGGCACCTACAATTCCCTGATTTCAGATGGCAAGTCGGGCTTTATCAAAAATCGGGAAGCCTTTCAACTGATACAGGAGATCTACGACGAAGAAAACCTGAGAGTCGCTAGTTCATACGAAGTCATTAAAGAAATCGAAAGCAAGATCATTTTGACCTATCCTTACGAAAAAATGCACTGGACGTATTCGGATCTAAAAAAATCAAAAGACGACAGAATTTTTTTAGATCTCGCCAACTTCACAGAACAGAAATTCTTTTATGCCGGAAACCTCTTTAGGCTTAAAGAAAAAATGCTGGCAGTTTTACTATTGTTCGAGAAAGAAATTGAAGAGAATTGA
- a CDS encoding aldose epimerase family protein, with amino-acid sequence MKQVTIKNDFFELTTLDYGAIVQKLMFRDKQGKPVNCVVGFEDPEEYLEDVRFLGACIGRFAGRISGNHLRLGDKTYPINSEKGVHLHGGKKGLGRRTFNLSEVGKGKEPFVTYEYLSPHLEEGYPGNLKVKVTYQLIGNGLKITHKATTDQLTIVNLTNHSYFRLDQESCPDHLWLQLCCKKRLKTGSGLLPTGELVSVTDTEYDFQKARPLGKTRLDTPYVVDQESKPQVIAWSPVSGIRMQVETNQPAIVVFTPKDLPSICFETQNFPDAPNHTKFPSCLLQPGETYKNESVFSFDLVP; translated from the coding sequence TTGAAACAAGTTACCATTAAAAACGATTTCTTCGAGCTCACCACCCTCGACTACGGCGCTATTGTGCAAAAGTTAATGTTTAGGGATAAGCAAGGTAAGCCCGTGAATTGCGTGGTGGGGTTTGAAGATCCCGAAGAATACCTTGAGGATGTGAGATTTCTAGGGGCATGTATTGGCCGCTTTGCCGGGCGCATCTCCGGAAATCACCTTCGCCTGGGCGATAAAACCTACCCAATTAATTCCGAAAAAGGCGTCCACCTCCACGGTGGAAAAAAGGGCCTGGGCCGGCGGACTTTTAACCTCAGTGAAGTGGGGAAAGGCAAGGAGCCTTTTGTAACCTACGAGTATCTGAGTCCGCACCTCGAAGAAGGATACCCCGGTAACCTCAAGGTTAAAGTCACCTATCAGCTCATAGGGAATGGCCTGAAGATTACACATAAGGCAACCACAGACCAACTCACCATTGTAAACCTGACCAATCATTCCTATTTCCGCCTGGATCAGGAATCCTGCCCGGATCACCTATGGCTACAACTCTGTTGTAAAAAACGCCTGAAAACCGGCAGTGGTCTGCTACCTACCGGAGAATTAGTCTCGGTTACTGATACAGAATACGATTTCCAAAAGGCCAGGCCATTGGGCAAGACGCGCCTCGATACACCCTACGTGGTAGATCAGGAAAGCAAGCCCCAGGTCATCGCCTGGTCTCCAGTATCGGGCATCCGAATGCAGGTAGAAACTAATCAGCCTGCGATAGTTGTCTTCACGCCTAAGGACCTGCCTTCAATCTGTTTTGAAACACAAAACTTCCCAGATGCCCCCAACCATACAAAGTTTCCCTCCTGTCTTTTGCAACCGGGAGAAACCTATAAGAATGAATCTGTTTTTAGCTTCGATTTAGTACCTTAG
- a CDS encoding sugar-binding protein: MKYALMLLALVSCIGCGSTTKKEDHQLLVVKKTTTPPTLDGKATENCWNLATWHPIDQNWLGEAYSFEDFNGRYKLSWDEDYLYLLVEITDDTLYDARKDPLKLWWDDDCVEVFLDEDNSGGLHQFSHNAFAYHIALDGNVVDLAPDREPRLYNDHIRTARETEGNLSTWEMAIRLYKDTYKDGEINVHQSLKADKKVGFALAYCDNDGSAERENFIGSVFVPGEDKNQGWINADIFGTLVLEE, from the coding sequence ATGAAGTACGCACTCATGCTTTTAGCTCTGGTGAGTTGTATAGGCTGTGGCTCAACCACAAAGAAGGAAGATCACCAGCTCCTGGTGGTCAAGAAAACAACTACCCCCCCTACTCTTGATGGGAAGGCTACCGAGAATTGCTGGAACCTGGCCACCTGGCATCCAATCGATCAGAATTGGCTGGGCGAAGCCTACAGTTTTGAGGATTTTAACGGACGCTATAAACTCAGTTGGGACGAGGACTACCTCTACCTGCTGGTGGAGATCACGGACGATACGCTTTATGACGCCCGCAAGGATCCTCTGAAACTTTGGTGGGACGACGATTGTGTGGAGGTCTTCCTCGATGAGGATAATTCCGGAGGGCTGCACCAGTTCAGCCATAACGCTTTTGCTTACCACATTGCTCTGGACGGGAATGTAGTGGACCTGGCTCCTGACCGTGAGCCCCGATTGTACAATGATCATATTCGTACGGCCCGTGAGACCGAAGGAAACCTCTCTACCTGGGAAATGGCGATCAGGTTATACAAGGATACTTACAAAGATGGAGAGATAAATGTCCATCAGTCCCTCAAAGCAGACAAAAAGGTTGGCTTTGCCCTTGCCTATTGCGATAATGACGGAAGTGCAGAGCGGGAAAACTTTATTGGATCTGTATTTGTTCCGGGAGAGGACAAGAACCAGGGGTGGATCAATGCAGATATTTTTGGCACCCTAGTCCTGGAAGAGTAA
- a CDS encoding arsenate reductase family protein produces the protein MGEIASSDRQITLFYSSESSKGKQTLAYAKAEGIAIREIDILKSKLTGTQISELAARLKLEIKDLVNQDHPSYAKKFEQHDFSDNDWIKMIRNHPEILRQPIALRGDNTVMVETPTDIIKI, from the coding sequence ATGGGAGAAATTGCGTCATCAGATCGGCAGATCACTTTATTTTACAGTTCCGAATCTTCAAAGGGCAAACAGACCCTGGCCTATGCCAAGGCGGAGGGAATTGCCATCCGGGAAATTGATATTTTAAAAAGCAAGCTAACGGGCACACAGATCTCCGAATTAGCCGCCCGTTTAAAGCTGGAGATCAAAGACCTGGTAAACCAGGACCACCCTTCCTATGCCAAAAAATTTGAGCAGCACGACTTTTCTGATAACGACTGGATAAAAATGATCCGAAATCATCCCGAGATCCTCAGGCAGCCCATCGCCCTTCGTGGGGATAATACGGTAATGGTAGAAACCCCTACGGATATTATCAAAATTTAG
- a CDS encoding DUF481 domain-containing protein, which produces MNKALFILFLFSASLSAQINESDTLKVKANLSLTGFWQGGNVETVIFRARSDFSFIPFRNYVFKTSNSYVYQEFGKEKADEDILSLNFLYLNPDRKIYPLVLGFFSTNFRRRIDLRYLVGAGITFKVLDKKKHWLKFSLSSEYERTQFSEANFNRVNYNGDPTINTLRGTIWIYGKYELIKGKLVLSHESYYQPSLQQSDNYRWRSDIGLEMPLWKFLNFKINYLNTYESLVIENQKQEDRILSFGFTLKSY; this is translated from the coding sequence ATGAATAAGGCATTGTTCATTCTTTTTTTATTCTCTGCAAGCCTTTCGGCCCAAATCAATGAAAGCGATACCTTAAAGGTAAAAGCCAATCTGTCTTTAACCGGGTTTTGGCAGGGCGGAAATGTGGAGACCGTTATTTTCAGGGCAAGGTCCGATTTTAGTTTTATCCCGTTCAGGAATTATGTTTTTAAAACCAGTAATTCTTACGTTTATCAGGAATTTGGCAAAGAAAAAGCCGATGAAGACATCCTAAGCCTCAATTTTCTATACCTCAATCCCGATCGTAAAATATATCCCCTTGTGCTGGGATTTTTTAGCACTAATTTTCGAAGAAGAATAGACCTGCGTTATCTGGTAGGTGCCGGTATTACTTTTAAAGTGCTGGACAAAAAGAAGCATTGGTTAAAATTTTCACTTTCAAGTGAATACGAGCGAACTCAATTTTCTGAAGCGAACTTTAATCGAGTCAATTACAACGGAGATCCAACGATAAATACCTTAAGGGGCACCATCTGGATTTACGGAAAATACGAATTGATTAAAGGAAAACTCGTATTAAGCCACGAAAGCTATTATCAGCCTTCCCTGCAGCAGAGTGATAACTATCGCTGGCGTTCCGATATAGGTCTTGAAATGCCCCTTTGGAAGTTCTTAAACTTTAAAATCAACTACCTCAATACCTATGAAAGTCTGGTCATAGAGAACCAGAAGCAGGAAGACCGGATTCTGTCCTTTGGATTTACCCTAAAGAGCTACTGA
- a CDS encoding RNA polymerase sigma factor: MIGSDLVDRCIANDRKAQMALYKQYCEGMFCVAIRYVNRQDEAEDLVQEAFIRAFKKIEQFRGDVTFGAWLKRIVINKCLDYLKKKKERSISIDEHELQIAEEPEWTVEEPVSVEEVKKAMKSLPEKYQYVVQLYLLEGYDHKEIAEILDLSPTASRTRLMRGKGYLRALLTEKKHETGS; the protein is encoded by the coding sequence ATGATAGGTTCAGATCTTGTCGATCGCTGCATTGCGAACGACAGGAAGGCACAGATGGCCTTGTACAAACAATATTGCGAAGGTATGTTTTGTGTGGCTATAAGGTACGTCAACCGGCAAGATGAGGCCGAGGATCTGGTACAGGAGGCATTTATCAGGGCTTTTAAAAAGATAGAACAATTCCGAGGGGACGTCACATTTGGGGCATGGCTGAAAAGAATCGTGATCAACAAATGTCTGGACTATCTGAAAAAGAAAAAAGAAAGGAGTATTTCCATAGATGAGCACGAGTTGCAGATCGCAGAAGAACCCGAATGGACGGTAGAAGAACCGGTTTCCGTGGAAGAAGTTAAAAAAGCAATGAAAAGTCTCCCGGAGAAATACCAATACGTAGTACAGCTATACCTGCTGGAGGGATATGATCACAAGGAGATCGCCGAAATTCTCGACCTTTCTCCTACAGCCAGCAGAACCCGTCTGATGCGTGGGAAAGGATACTTACGAGCCTTATTAACAGAAAAAAAACATGAAACAGGATCTTAG
- the mscL gene encoding large conductance mechanosensitive channel protein MscL — protein sequence MKFRLLEEFKEFAVKGNMIDIAIGVIIGTAFNKVVDVLVKEIFLPPLSFLTDGVNWENKKWIIREAIVTDGVANPEQIAIGYGKLIEATFDFLIIGFTVFLVVKFMNTLRNQAQDPKDVKVSTPKDIELLNRIADLMEKQVELTEQKKS from the coding sequence ATGAAATTCAGACTTCTGGAAGAATTTAAGGAATTTGCGGTTAAAGGAAATATGATCGACATCGCCATTGGTGTGATCATTGGCACAGCCTTTAACAAGGTAGTGGATGTACTGGTTAAGGAGATTTTTCTCCCGCCCCTCTCCTTTTTGACAGACGGTGTTAACTGGGAAAATAAAAAATGGATCATACGTGAGGCCATAGTCACCGATGGTGTGGCCAATCCCGAACAAATCGCCATAGGCTATGGGAAATTGATTGAGGCTACCTTTGATTTCCTGATTATTGGCTTTACCGTCTTCCTGGTGGTGAAGTTTATGAACACCCTGCGGAATCAGGCCCAGGACCCCAAGGATGTAAAAGTCTCCACGCCCAAAGACATCGAATTGCTCAACCGCATCGCCGATCTTATGGAAAAACAGGTGGAACTCACAGAACAAAAGAAATCCTGA
- the msrA gene encoding peptide-methionine (S)-S-oxide reductase MsrA, translating to MKFLRTSLFALVALVSVSCQSKTKSNSNVQPEPEIAVEDYSREELQEYETAYFASGCFWCVEAIFESVRGVKEAVSGYAGGTEENPTYQQVSYGRTTHAEAVEVYYDPEKVSFFELVQVFFGSHDPTTLNRQGPDRGPQYRSIAFYENEEEKKIIEAYKKALEESGVYGAPIVTEIQPLTTFWEAEDYHQDYERKHPNDSYITNVSIPRLNRFKANFKDYLKEDAH from the coding sequence ATGAAATTTCTAAGAACTTCCCTTTTTGCACTTGTTGCCCTGGTCTCTGTAAGTTGCCAGTCCAAAACTAAATCCAATTCTAACGTACAACCCGAGCCTGAGATCGCCGTTGAAGACTACAGCCGGGAAGAGCTGCAGGAATACGAGACTGCGTATTTTGCCAGTGGCTGTTTCTGGTGTGTGGAGGCTATATTTGAAAGCGTAAGAGGCGTTAAAGAAGCCGTGTCGGGTTATGCCGGGGGAACAGAAGAGAACCCCACCTACCAACAGGTAAGCTACGGCCGAACTACTCATGCAGAAGCCGTTGAAGTGTACTATGATCCGGAAAAAGTATCTTTCTTCGAATTGGTACAGGTCTTTTTCGGCTCCCATGATCCCACCACTTTAAACCGTCAGGGTCCGGATCGCGGGCCACAATATCGCTCAATAGCCTTTTACGAGAACGAAGAAGAGAAAAAGATCATCGAAGCGTATAAAAAGGCCCTGGAAGAAAGTGGGGTTTACGGTGCACCCATCGTTACCGAAATCCAGCCATTGACCACCTTTTGGGAGGCGGAGGACTACCACCAGGACTACGAGCGCAAGCACCCCAATGATTCGTATATCACCAACGTTTCTATCCCTCGCTTAAATCGGTTCAAGGCAAACTTTAAAGACTATCTGAAAGAAGATGCCCACTAA
- a CDS encoding DUF4097 family beta strand repeat-containing protein translates to MKQLRITPFKMLTLALVLCVTSGHAQKKTKTYKEEFKVGADAVIDINTSYADIEFETWDKNEVVVEGTIELEGASEEEAKAYFDNAGIKILGNSKTIEVSTSGTSGWANVAGLWPNVDKMEFHQLHIPDVEAIIHNIEFPEMPPMPPMPDMPPLPPMPDFDFDYEAFKKDGEKYMKKWKKEFNKSFDKEYQDKMEAWGREFAERAEAQKEAMEDRRQAMEEQRAQSEEQREEMREQAQEAREQAMEDRERARKQAREVREKMLFERRNSDAPSIFFHSEDGESKSYKVKKTIKIKMPKSAILKMNVRHGEVKLAANTRNINATLSYARLHAISIDGDKTKITASYSPVKVAQWKYGNLNTRYTDLVELDAVTELNLNSTSSEVRINKVIKNLIGKNDLGTLYISAVDPNFKTIDIEMKNGELECSFPSAPFNVSVQNSYSDFNYPGAWKLKGVKNGSEMVYSGNSGQGTTNRIFKLISAYSSVVLQ, encoded by the coding sequence ATGAAACAGTTGCGAATAACACCGTTTAAAATGCTGACTCTTGCGCTAGTCCTATGCGTTACATCAGGGCATGCCCAAAAGAAGACCAAAACCTATAAGGAAGAATTTAAGGTGGGTGCTGATGCAGTGATCGATATCAATACCAGCTATGCCGACATTGAATTTGAAACCTGGGATAAAAACGAAGTGGTGGTAGAAGGCACCATTGAGCTCGAAGGTGCTTCGGAAGAAGAGGCCAAGGCTTATTTTGATAATGCCGGGATCAAGATTCTTGGAAATAGCAAGACCATAGAGGTAAGTACTTCAGGAACCAGCGGTTGGGCTAATGTTGCAGGGTTATGGCCTAATGTAGACAAGATGGAATTTCACCAACTTCATATCCCTGATGTGGAAGCCATCATTCACAATATTGAATTTCCAGAGATGCCCCCTATGCCACCAATGCCGGACATGCCACCATTGCCGCCTATGCCCGATTTCGACTTCGACTACGAAGCCTTTAAAAAGGATGGGGAGAAATACATGAAAAAATGGAAAAAGGAATTTAATAAGAGCTTTGACAAGGAGTACCAGGATAAAATGGAAGCCTGGGGTAGGGAATTTGCAGAAAGGGCTGAAGCTCAGAAAGAAGCTATGGAAGACCGGCGCCAGGCCATGGAGGAGCAAAGAGCTCAAAGTGAAGAGCAACGGGAGGAAATGAGGGAGCAGGCTCAGGAAGCCAGAGAACAGGCCATGGAAGACCGGGAACGTGCCAGAAAGCAAGCCCGGGAAGTACGCGAAAAAATGCTCTTTGAGAGGAGAAACTCAGATGCACCCAGTATTTTTTTCCACTCTGAAGATGGCGAATCTAAATCGTACAAGGTGAAGAAGACCATCAAGATCAAGATGCCAAAATCTGCCATCCTGAAGATGAATGTACGCCACGGGGAAGTCAAGCTGGCTGCTAATACCAGAAATATTAATGCAACCTTGTCTTACGCAAGGTTGCATGCTATCAGTATTGATGGGGATAAGACAAAGATTACCGCTTCATACAGTCCGGTTAAAGTCGCCCAGTGGAAATACGGAAATCTCAATACCCGCTATACCGATTTAGTAGAACTGGATGCGGTGACTGAACTCAACCTTAATTCCACTTCTTCGGAAGTGCGTATCAATAAGGTGATAAAGAACCTGATTGGGAAAAACGATCTTGGAACGCTGTATATCAGTGCGGTGGATCCCAATTTTAAGACCATCGATATCGAAATGAAAAATGGGGAACTGGAATGCAGTTTTCCTTCAGCTCCTTTTAACGTCTCGGTTCAGAATTCGTACTCCGATTTTAATTACCCGGGCGCATGGAAACTCAAAGGCGTGAAAAATGGCTCTGAAATGGTCTACTCCGGCAATTCGGGCCAGGGAACAACTAACCGAATCTTTAAATTAATATCTGCCTACAGCTCTGTTGTATTACAGTAA
- a CDS encoding EthD family reductase, producing MKSYIFFLLLFVLVLWACSQPSPSTISTSKKGMIKITIMYPTGDSSSFDMDYYSQKHMPMVARLLGDSLKFLEIDKGLSGRTPDEPSPYMAIGYLYFDQLSAYQNSFGPHSKTILNDIPNYTDVQPILQISEVLE from the coding sequence ATGAAATCCTATATTTTCTTTCTTCTCTTGTTTGTTTTGGTCTTATGGGCTTGCTCTCAGCCGTCACCCAGCACGATCTCCACTTCAAAAAAGGGGATGATCAAAATAACCATTATGTATCCCACCGGGGACAGCAGCAGCTTTGACATGGACTACTATTCCCAAAAGCACATGCCTATGGTAGCGCGTTTGCTTGGCGATTCCCTAAAATTTCTCGAGATCGATAAGGGGCTTTCAGGCAGGACTCCTGACGAACCGAGTCCGTATATGGCTATCGGCTATCTCTATTTCGATCAATTGTCTGCCTATCAGAATTCTTTTGGCCCGCATTCGAAAACCATCCTGAACGACATTCCGAACTACACTGATGTTCAGCCGATATTGCAAATTAGTGAAGTGTTGGAATAA